A stretch of Alkalicella caledoniensis DNA encodes these proteins:
- the yyaC gene encoding spore protease YyaC, producing MLSFFSKPDKKLYSNRVDCSSSNCYFTLKNNLLDYIHTVKTDWSDIVIMCIGTDRSTGDSLGPLVGSKIERLNDLDNIHVMGTLDDPVHAANLEEKLESIPKLKNPLVIAIDACLGSMDNVSTVSVGIGSLKPGAGVKKNLPEVGHIYITGVVNVGGFMEYFVLQNTRLAIVMKMANVIAKALESTVLDLTLLNTKKKA from the coding sequence ATGCTCAGTTTCTTTAGTAAACCTGATAAAAAGTTATACAGTAACAGGGTTGATTGTTCTTCTAGTAATTGCTATTTTACTTTAAAGAATAATTTATTAGATTATATCCACACTGTAAAAACTGATTGGTCAGACATTGTTATTATGTGTATTGGAACGGACCGCTCTACAGGAGACAGTCTTGGTCCCTTAGTTGGGAGTAAGATTGAAAGGTTGAATGATCTAGATAATATCCATGTAATGGGTACTTTAGATGACCCTGTTCACGCAGCAAATTTAGAAGAAAAGTTAGAGTCAATTCCTAAGCTTAAGAATCCCCTTGTAATTGCCATAGATGCATGCCTAGGTAGTATGGATAACGTAAGCACAGTTTCCGTAGGGATAGGTAGTTTAAAACCGGGAGCCGGTGTAAAGAAAAACTTACCTGAAGTCGGACATATCTATATCACTGGTGTGGTTAATGTTGGTGGCTTTATGGAATATTTTGTTTTACAAAATACTAGATTAGCTATAGTAATGAAAATGGCTAATGTCATTGCAAAAGCTCTTGAGTCAACTGTATTAGATTTAACCTTGCTAAATACTAAAAAGAAGGCTTAA
- a CDS encoding YkvI family membrane protein, translating into MFKSDTLKITFTYVGALVGAGFATGQEIIQFFTMFESKGLLGVLFSTLCIVVFGIMYLYVTFNEEVDTYYDLLLIIAGQKVAKIFDIIISLFLFGGFTIMIAAGNGLLYENIGTNNYINYSLIALILYLSFSSGIKGILKLNTVLIPLLVIVIVIICLNSMIISEKAFTGGIMPKNYLVSGLTYASYNLIIGMVVLSSIKKEIYNKSTIIFGPLYAGLLLGAMLILITIATRGLESYSEIPILDLARPLGQKFYYLLVPSIGIAILTSAIASGHGLVVRLQQLTNLKYNTLVAIIIIIAIPMSSIGFTQLIKFVYPFFGFINFLIMFLTGVYFIKKNVISFNVR; encoded by the coding sequence ATGTTTAAATCCGATACTCTTAAGATAACTTTTACGTATGTAGGTGCCTTAGTAGGTGCAGGATTTGCCACAGGTCAGGAAATAATACAATTTTTTACTATGTTTGAAAGTAAAGGACTTCTAGGCGTCTTATTTTCTACCCTATGTATAGTAGTATTTGGAATCATGTATTTATATGTAACATTTAATGAAGAAGTTGATACGTATTATGATCTGCTTTTGATAATAGCAGGACAAAAAGTAGCAAAAATTTTCGACATAATAATTAGCTTATTTTTATTTGGAGGTTTCACCATAATGATTGCTGCAGGCAATGGGTTACTTTATGAAAATATAGGCACTAATAATTACATAAATTACTCCCTAATTGCTCTAATTTTATACCTCAGTTTTTCAAGTGGAATAAAAGGTATTTTGAAGTTAAATACAGTCCTTATCCCTTTACTTGTGATAGTGATAGTGATAATATGTTTAAATAGTATGATAATAAGTGAAAAAGCTTTTACAGGGGGAATAATGCCAAAAAATTATTTAGTATCAGGACTTACCTACGCCTCCTATAATTTAATAATAGGGATGGTTGTATTATCGTCTATAAAAAAAGAAATATACAATAAATCTACTATAATTTTTGGTCCCCTATACGCAGGATTGTTATTAGGAGCTATGCTAATCTTGATTACAATAGCCACAAGAGGTTTAGAATCTTACTCTGAAATACCCATACTAGACTTAGCAAGACCTTTAGGACAGAAATTTTACTACTTGTTAGTACCTAGCATTGGTATTGCTATACTTACCTCTGCCATAGCGTCAGGGCATGGGCTGGTAGTGCGGTTGCAGCAGTTAACAAATCTTAAATATAATACCCTTGTTGCAATTATAATAATCATTGCAATACCTATGTCCTCAATTGGTTTTACTCAACTTATTAAATTTGTGTACCCCTTTTTCGGATTTATAAATTTCTTGATTATGTTTTTGACTGGGGTATACTTTATTAAAAAAAATGTTATTTCTTTTAATGTAAGATAA